In the genome of Desulfobaccales bacterium, one region contains:
- a CDS encoding DUF5132 domain-containing protein, translating into MALMDDGLKGAVPSILVVLGVAMAAPIVLPAVAAVSRPLAKTLIKGYLVLADTIKEFAAEAGEQVCDLMAEVKAERAATVDAADAATKAKTAG; encoded by the coding sequence ATGGCTCTTATGGATGACGGTTTGAAAGGTGCAGTGCCCAGCATTCTGGTGGTCTTGGGGGTAGCCATGGCGGCGCCCATTGTCCTGCCGGCAGTAGCAGCCGTCTCTCGCCCCCTGGCCAAGACCTTGATCAAGGGCTACCTGGTACTGGCCGATACCATCAAGGAGTTTGCCGCGGAGGCTGGTGAGCAGGTTTGTGACCTGATGGCCGAAGTCAAGGCTGAACGGGCGGCCACGGTGGACGCCGCAGACGCGGCCACCAAAGCCAAGACCGCCGGTTAA
- a CDS encoding PadR family transcriptional regulator yields MNYHDQIYQAFWQGMVRLVILHQASQGPIYGGKLSKFLREQGYAISPGSLYPLLHLLEKASFLTSRLKVYRGRVRKYYEITLEGRACLDLVRREVRDLAKEVILGEDTTPHSPPVPSLPKTEDAD; encoded by the coding sequence ATGAATTATCATGATCAGATTTACCAGGCCTTTTGGCAAGGGATGGTCCGCCTGGTGATCTTGCACCAGGCCTCCCAAGGTCCGATTTATGGCGGCAAGTTAAGCAAATTCCTCCGGGAGCAGGGCTATGCCATTAGCCCCGGCAGCCTCTATCCCCTCCTGCACCTGCTGGAAAAGGCGAGCTTTTTGACCTCCCGCCTCAAAGTTTACCGGGGCCGGGTGCGAAAGTATTATGAGATTACCCTTGAGGGTCGAGCCTGTCTGGATCTGGTGCGCCGGGAAGTAAGGGACCTGGCCAAAGAAGTTATCCTGGGGGAAGATACCACCCCGCATTCGCCTCCTGTGCCGTCCCTTCCCAAGACAGAAGATGCCGATTAG
- a CDS encoding acetyl-CoA hydrolase/transferase C-terminal domain-containing protein, giving the protein MYLKEYQRKLTTPEQAMEPVPNAATIVHGMASGEPPALLAALAQRVRQGGLRDLKVYSLLPMKNAGTTILSPDLAGLIQPHCWFVSGADRDQVRAGTHVFVPNQFHQIPRLIRDFMHVDVTVTTVSPMDKAGFFSFGTVNDYITTAALHCKRLVVEVNRHMPRVFGESLLHVSEVDAIVEYDTPLVELIPNPPKPEAEIIGRHIAEMVPDGATIQLGLGGIPNAVCHYLEGHKDLGIHSELMCPGMVHLIKKGVITGRKKNLHNRKHVFTNAIGDREMYEFMNDNPSMESYPVSHTNNPRVIAANNNMISINSTIEVDLLGQCNSEYMGGFEFSGTGGQLDYVRGAFDSKGGKSIIAFYSTAHNGEVSRVVPRFAPGTVVTTPRMDTHYLVTEYGAVNLMGKSTCERALEIVKLAHPKFRDSLMEEARKMCLA; this is encoded by the coding sequence ATGTATTTAAAAGAATATCAGCGCAAACTCACCACCCCGGAGCAGGCGATGGAGCCCGTCCCTAACGCGGCCACCATCGTCCACGGCATGGCCAGCGGCGAACCCCCGGCGCTGCTCGCGGCCCTGGCCCAGCGGGTGCGGCAGGGGGGCCTTCGGGACCTCAAGGTCTACTCGCTGCTGCCCATGAAGAACGCCGGCACCACCATTTTATCCCCGGATTTGGCGGGCCTGATTCAGCCCCATTGTTGGTTCGTCAGCGGCGCGGACCGGGACCAGGTGAGAGCCGGCACTCATGTCTTCGTGCCTAACCAGTTCCATCAAATCCCGCGGCTGATCCGGGATTTCATGCACGTAGACGTCACGGTCACTACCGTCTCCCCCATGGATAAAGCCGGGTTTTTCAGCTTCGGGACCGTCAACGATTACATCACCACCGCGGCCCTCCATTGCAAGCGGCTCGTCGTGGAGGTCAATCGCCATATGCCCCGGGTCTTTGGAGAATCCCTGCTCCACGTTTCCGAGGTAGACGCCATCGTGGAATATGACACCCCCCTGGTTGAACTTATTCCTAACCCGCCCAAGCCCGAAGCCGAGATCATCGGGCGCCACATTGCCGAAATGGTGCCGGACGGCGCCACTATTCAACTGGGCTTGGGGGGCATTCCCAATGCAGTCTGCCATTACCTGGAGGGGCATAAGGATCTGGGAATTCACTCCGAGTTGATGTGCCCGGGGATGGTCCACCTGATCAAAAAAGGGGTGATCACCGGGCGCAAAAAAAATCTGCATAACCGCAAGCACGTCTTTACCAACGCCATAGGCGACCGGGAGATGTACGAATTCATGAATGACAACCCCAGCATGGAGAGCTACCCCGTTTCCCACACCAACAACCCCCGAGTCATTGCAGCCAACAACAACATGATATCCATCAACTCAACCATTGAAGTGGATTTATTGGGGCAGTGCAACTCGGAGTATATGGGAGGGTTTGAATTCAGCGGCACCGGGGGCCAGTTGGATTACGTACGGGGAGCCTTTGATTCCAAGGGGGGGAAATCCATCATCGCCTTTTATTCCACGGCCCACAACGGCGAGGTCTCCCGGGTGGTGCCTCGCTTCGCCCCGGGCACGGTGGTCACTACACCCCGCATGGACACCCATTACCTGGTCACCGAATATGGCGCGGTCAACTTGATGGGCAAGTCCACCTGCGAGCGAGCCCTGGAGATCGTCAAGCTGGCCCATCCCAAATTTAGGGACAGCCTGATGGAGGAAGCCAGGAAGATGTGTTTGGCATAA
- a CDS encoding PPC domain-containing DNA-binding protein — MNITVTPGRKIIGRLAKGEDLLAALENCAREHGITLGEVQAIGAVTKARVGYYNQTERKYYFLDLARPLEILSLTGNISLKDGKPMVHAHVTLSDHDGLALGGHLAEGTLAFACEFAIQEYKSATPLVRQMDDPTGLFLWPYK, encoded by the coding sequence ATGAACATCACCGTAACCCCTGGCCGCAAGATCATCGGGCGGCTGGCCAAAGGCGAGGACTTGCTGGCGGCTTTGGAGAATTGCGCCCGGGAGCACGGCATCACCCTGGGAGAAGTCCAGGCCATCGGCGCGGTCACTAAAGCTCGGGTGGGCTATTACAACCAGACGGAGCGCAAATATTACTTCCTGGATTTGGCTCGTCCTTTAGAAATTTTGTCTCTTACCGGCAACATTTCGCTAAAAGACGGCAAGCCTATGGTCCATGCCCACGTCACCCTGTCCGACCATGACGGCTTGGCCCTCGGGGGGCATCTTGCCGAAGGCACCCTGGCCTTCGCCTGCGAGTTTGCCATCCAGGAATATAAGTCGGCCACGCCGCTGGTGCGCCAGATGGATGACCCCACCGGGCTGTTCCTGTGGCCTTATAAGTGA
- a CDS encoding lactate permease LctP family transporter, whose translation MTWLQNYNPLGNLGISALVAAIPLFILLYMLGIRRSKGHHAAFFGTSAAILLAIIIWGMPVQLAVMATLNGMLFGLFPIVWIVITAIWVYNMSVESGEFEIIKNSLACITDDRRLQALFIAFAFGSFIEGTAGFGTPVAITAAMLVGLGFQPVYAAGVCLIANTAPVAFGAIGIPIVVAAGVTGLDMMHISKIVGRQLPLLSVIVPLWLVVTMSGWKSAMEVLPAIIVTGLCFAVSQFVVSNFVGPYLPDIISAIVTIAGLGLFLRFWKPPTIWRFSGVAPTEQITCRFSTGEVIRAWVPYGILAIMVFLWGLDSIKVFLKPFGTTFDWPLLHKLVIKTAPIVAKDVPYPAVFNVNIGTAAGTAIFIAGLLSILVLPNYGFGKAFACLGRTIKTLKWAILTISMILGLAYIMNYSAMSSTLGLAFTATGVLFPLFSPILGWLGVFLTGSDTSSNALFGSLQKTTAQQIGVDPNLMVAANSSGGVTGKMISPQSISVATAATGLVGEEGTIFRFTLKHSIAMVLVISVITLLQAYWFKFMLP comes from the coding sequence ATGACCTGGCTGCAAAATTACAACCCCCTGGGTAACCTGGGCATCTCGGCGTTGGTGGCCGCCATCCCTCTCTTCATTCTCCTTTACATGCTGGGGATCAGGCGGTCCAAAGGACACCATGCCGCCTTTTTCGGCACTTCGGCGGCCATCTTGCTGGCCATCATTATCTGGGGCATGCCCGTGCAACTCGCAGTCATGGCCACCCTTAACGGTATGTTGTTCGGCCTTTTCCCCATCGTCTGGATCGTCATTACGGCCATCTGGGTGTACAACATGTCGGTGGAGTCCGGGGAGTTTGAGATCATCAAAAATTCCCTGGCCTGCATCACCGATGACCGTCGTTTGCAGGCCTTGTTCATCGCCTTCGCGTTCGGCTCCTTCATCGAAGGAACCGCGGGTTTCGGCACCCCGGTGGCCATCACCGCGGCCATGCTGGTGGGTCTTGGATTTCAACCTGTGTACGCTGCCGGTGTCTGCCTGATCGCCAACACCGCACCGGTGGCCTTCGGCGCCATCGGCATCCCCATCGTGGTGGCCGCGGGGGTTACCGGCCTTGACATGATGCATATCAGCAAGATCGTCGGGCGTCAGTTGCCCCTTTTATCCGTGATCGTGCCCCTGTGGCTGGTGGTGACCATGAGCGGGTGGAAATCCGCCATGGAGGTTTTGCCGGCCATTATCGTCACCGGTTTGTGCTTCGCGGTTTCTCAATTCGTGGTCTCCAATTTCGTCGGCCCTTATCTGCCTGACATTATCTCGGCCATCGTCACCATCGCCGGCTTGGGTCTCTTCCTCCGGTTTTGGAAGCCGCCCACCATCTGGCGGTTCTCCGGGGTGGCCCCCACGGAACAGATAACCTGTCGCTTTTCCACGGGTGAAGTGATCCGTGCCTGGGTGCCTTACGGTATCCTGGCTATTATGGTGTTCCTGTGGGGATTGGATTCGATCAAGGTTTTCCTGAAGCCTTTCGGCACTACGTTCGACTGGCCACTGCTGCACAAGCTGGTGATCAAGACCGCGCCCATCGTGGCCAAGGATGTGCCCTACCCCGCGGTCTTCAATGTGAATATCGGCACTGCGGCGGGCACCGCCATCTTTATCGCCGGACTGCTGTCGATCCTGGTCCTTCCCAACTACGGATTCGGCAAGGCCTTTGCCTGCCTGGGCCGGACCATCAAAACCTTGAAGTGGGCCATCTTGACCATTTCCATGATCCTCGGGTTGGCCTATATCATGAACTACTCCGCCATGAGTTCAACCCTGGGCCTGGCCTTCACTGCCACCGGGGTGTTGTTCCCCCTCTTCTCGCCGATCCTGGGCTGGTTGGGGGTGTTTCTCACCGGCTCCGACACCTCCTCCAACGCCCTGTTCGGCTCCCTGCAAAAGACCACGGCGCAACAAATCGGGGTGGACCCCAATCTCATGGTGGCAGCCAACTCCAGCGGGGGCGTGACCGGCAAGATGATTTCGCCCCAGAGCATCTCCGTGGCTACCGCCGCTACGGGCCTGGTGGGGGAGGAAGGCACCATCTTTCGGTTTACCTTGAAGCACAGCATCGCCATGGTCCTGGTCATCTCCGTCATCACCCTGCTCCAGGCCTACTGGTTCAAGTTCATGCTGCCGTAA
- the ldhH gene encoding L-lactate dehydrogenase (quinone) large subunit LdhH: MIDTAQNLKEYKKRLKKALDNKFLRSAMGTFASAYKEAQGRIFQGVDVEGLRREIAKGKDEALPHLEELYQAFKAKAEAAGVKVHLAATAREANEIIAAIARDNQVKKIVKSKSMTAEETFLNDHLEKDGYEVVETDLGEWIIQLRHEGPSHMVMPAIHLSRQEVADLFSKVTGEPQEPDIGNLVKVARKELRKAFLTADMGISGANFAIAATGSLGIISNEGNARLTTTLPRVHVALVGVDKLVPDLHSALRILKILPPRATGQIITSYVSWITGANECRTATGGQKEMHVVFLDNGRLAISRDPIFSQALRCVRCGSCANVCPIYSLVGGHNYGHVYIGAIGLILTYFYHGRKNDRAIVQNCLNCQACKAICPAGIDLPHLIKETYCQVLQGEEKLPLKNKLLRRVLKDRKLFHFILRRASLAQKPLARGDGFIRHLPFFFGKEHDFRSLPVIARTPFRDLWPKLYQKVDNPRYRVALFGGCLVDFVYPEQGIALLKALKDQGVQVEYPMEQTCCGLPAKMMAEKDVAKEVALQNLAALDPADYDYILTLCASCGSHIKEAYPKLLAGTPAAVKADQLVSKLIDFSSFLTQVLKVTPKRFRGGKKKVAYHSPCHLCRGMGVVQEPRDLLAIAGLEYLPARDEDTCCGMGGTFSMDFPELSAELLKKKLDAVEETGADLLVTDCPGCVLQLKGGMDKRKSPVKVKHIAEVVAEAQEAAQD; encoded by the coding sequence ATGATCGACACGGCCCAAAACCTTAAGGAATACAAAAAGCGTCTGAAGAAGGCCCTGGATAACAAATTTCTGCGCTCCGCCATGGGCACCTTTGCCTCGGCTTACAAAGAAGCCCAGGGCCGCATCTTTCAGGGAGTGGACGTGGAGGGCTTGCGCCGGGAGATCGCTAAAGGTAAGGACGAGGCCCTGCCCCACCTGGAAGAGCTTTACCAGGCCTTCAAGGCCAAGGCTGAAGCCGCCGGGGTGAAGGTCCATCTGGCCGCCACCGCCAGGGAGGCCAACGAGATCATCGCCGCCATCGCCCGGGATAACCAGGTCAAGAAGATCGTCAAATCCAAGTCCATGACCGCAGAAGAGACCTTTCTGAACGACCATCTGGAAAAAGATGGCTACGAGGTGGTGGAAACGGACCTGGGGGAGTGGATCATCCAGCTACGCCACGAAGGGCCGTCCCACATGGTCATGCCGGCCATCCACCTGTCCCGGCAGGAGGTGGCGGATTTATTCAGCAAAGTTACGGGTGAACCTCAGGAACCCGACATCGGCAATCTGGTGAAGGTGGCCCGCAAGGAGTTGCGCAAGGCCTTCCTGACCGCGGATATGGGGATTTCCGGGGCCAATTTCGCCATCGCCGCGACCGGCAGCTTGGGCATCATCAGCAACGAAGGCAACGCTCGCCTGACCACCACCCTGCCCCGGGTCCACGTGGCCCTGGTGGGGGTGGACAAGCTGGTGCCAGATCTGCATTCCGCCCTGCGGATTCTCAAGATCTTGCCGCCTCGGGCTACCGGCCAGATTATCACGTCTTACGTCTCCTGGATCACCGGGGCCAACGAGTGCCGGACCGCGACCGGCGGCCAGAAGGAGATGCACGTCGTCTTTCTGGACAACGGCCGCCTGGCCATCTCCCGGGACCCCATTTTTTCCCAGGCCCTGCGATGCGTGCGCTGCGGCTCCTGCGCCAACGTCTGCCCGATTTACAGCCTGGTGGGTGGCCACAACTACGGCCACGTCTATATCGGCGCCATCGGCCTGATCCTCACCTATTTTTACCATGGCCGCAAAAACGACCGGGCCATCGTACAGAACTGTCTCAACTGCCAGGCCTGTAAAGCGATATGCCCTGCGGGCATCGATCTTCCCCATCTTATCAAGGAAACCTATTGCCAGGTTTTGCAAGGCGAAGAGAAGCTGCCTCTGAAAAATAAACTGCTGCGCCGGGTCCTGAAGGATCGCAAACTCTTCCATTTTATCCTGCGCCGGGCCTCTCTGGCCCAGAAGCCCCTGGCCCGGGGGGATGGGTTCATCCGGCACCTGCCCTTCTTTTTCGGCAAAGAGCACGACTTCCGAAGCCTGCCGGTCATCGCCCGCACCCCCTTCCGGGACCTGTGGCCTAAGCTTTATCAGAAGGTGGACAACCCCCGTTACCGGGTGGCCCTGTTTGGCGGCTGTCTGGTGGACTTTGTTTACCCCGAACAGGGGATTGCCCTGCTCAAGGCCTTGAAGGACCAGGGGGTGCAGGTTGAGTATCCCATGGAGCAGACCTGCTGCGGCTTGCCCGCCAAGATGATGGCGGAAAAAGACGTGGCCAAGGAAGTGGCTCTCCAGAACCTCGCGGCCTTGGACCCGGCGGATTACGATTACATCCTGACCCTATGCGCCTCCTGCGGCTCCCACATCAAAGAAGCCTACCCCAAGCTGCTGGCCGGTACGCCTGCGGCCGTAAAAGCCGACCAGCTTGTGAGCAAGCTCATCGACTTCAGCTCGTTTCTGACCCAGGTCCTCAAAGTTACGCCTAAGCGCTTCAGGGGCGGCAAAAAGAAAGTGGCCTACCACTCCCCCTGCCACCTCTGCCGGGGGATGGGCGTGGTGCAGGAGCCCCGGGATTTGCTGGCCATCGCCGGCCTGGAATACCTGCCTGCCAGGGACGAAGACACCTGCTGCGGCATGGGTGGGACCTTTTCCATGGATTTCCCGGAGCTCTCCGCCGAGTTGCTCAAGAAGAAACTGGACGCGGTGGAGGAAACCGGTGCGGATTTATTGGTCACCGACTGCCCCGGCTGCGTGCTGCAACTCAAGGGTGGCATGGACAAGCGCAAAAGCCCGGTCAAGGTCAAGCACATCGCCGAAGTCGTCGCGGAGGCCCAAGAGGCTGCGCAGGATTGA
- a CDS encoding lactate utilization protein, whose product MGPQTDLNLFKEKAAAVQVVISEITDVTAAFDYAADLTTKQGGKSMAAFGWDGQDRADLEKACSQAGVNLVMDNLREHAANLHTALTLADWGIAATGTLVLDSGSEDLRLATMLAEIHIAVLPLSRLRPDSEALEADLVRLMASPPSYVAFITGASRTADIERVLTIGVHGPQELHVLILKDQES is encoded by the coding sequence ATGGGGCCACAGACTGACCTGAACCTCTTCAAGGAAAAGGCCGCGGCCGTCCAGGTAGTGATCTCCGAGATCACCGATGTGACCGCGGCCTTCGATTATGCCGCGGATCTTACCACAAAACAAGGGGGCAAATCCATGGCGGCCTTCGGTTGGGACGGCCAAGACCGGGCAGACCTGGAAAAAGCTTGCTCCCAGGCCGGAGTGAATCTGGTTATGGATAACCTGCGAGAACACGCCGCCAACCTGCACACGGCCCTCACCCTGGCCGACTGGGGCATCGCCGCCACCGGCACCCTGGTGTTGGACTCCGGCTCCGAAGACCTGCGTCTGGCCACCATGCTGGCGGAAATCCATATTGCGGTCTTACCCTTGTCTCGCCTTAGGCCTGATTCCGAGGCCTTGGAAGCGGACCTGGTCCGTTTGATGGCGTCCCCCCCCAGTTACGTGGCCTTCATAACCGGGGCCTCCCGCACCGCCGACATCGAACGGGTCCTCACCATCGGCGTCCACGGCCCTCAGGAATTACACGTACTCATTTTAAAGGACCAGGAATCATGA
- a CDS encoding FadR/GntR family transcriptional regulator, whose protein sequence is MAALLKPIKVKRVSDQAYEQIRDLIFRGQLKPGEQIMPERELAQALGVSRPTVREAIKQLVTMGLLEHRQGQGTYVRSIQDQRGLNPLAAMIEGHSPTLEELLEVRMGLEGQAVTLAAQRATPEDLQVLEKALAHMLEENRAGRLGIEEDVSFHMAIAFATKNTVQVHIMKTFYDLLHYGIKENLSYLYEDPANLIIIGQQHTEIFQGIKAHDPEAAYAAMKRHITFVLDFFQERQSQTPLPESAALGRKSN, encoded by the coding sequence ATGGCGGCGTTACTTAAGCCCATCAAGGTGAAGCGGGTTTCGGACCAGGCCTATGAGCAGATCCGGGACCTCATATTTCGGGGTCAACTCAAACCCGGGGAGCAAATCATGCCCGAACGGGAACTGGCCCAGGCCCTGGGGGTGAGCCGCCCCACGGTGCGGGAAGCCATCAAGCAGCTCGTCACCATGGGACTCCTGGAACATCGCCAGGGACAAGGCACTTACGTGCGCTCCATTCAAGATCAGCGGGGACTTAATCCGTTAGCCGCCATGATCGAAGGTCACAGCCCCACCCTGGAGGAACTCCTGGAGGTGAGGATGGGACTGGAAGGCCAGGCAGTAACTCTGGCGGCCCAGCGGGCCACTCCAGAAGACCTCCAGGTATTGGAGAAGGCTCTGGCCCACATGCTGGAGGAAAACCGGGCCGGGCGCCTGGGTATCGAAGAAGACGTGTCCTTCCACATGGCCATCGCCTTTGCCACCAAGAATACGGTGCAGGTCCACATCATGAAGACGTTTTACGACCTGCTGCATTACGGCATCAAAGAGAACCTCTCCTATCTCTATGAGGACCCCGCCAATCTGATTATTATCGGGCAGCAACATACCGAGATCTTCCAGGGCATTAAGGCTCACGATCCCGAGGCGGCCTACGCCGCCATGAAACGGCATATCACCTTTGTCCTAGACTTCTTCCAGGAACGGCAGAGCCAAACCCCCCTGCCGGAAAGCGCCGCATTGGGACGCAAATCGAATTGA
- a CDS encoding FAD-linked oxidase C-terminal domain-containing protein gives MVSDSLVKEFQRLLGKDQVFLQETDRLTYAYDAAVLEPVLPALVVRPKSTELLGQVVQVCNDNGLPLTVRGAGTNLSGGTIPLPGGVVVLTNALNQILEINAEDLYAVVQPGVITAKLAQAVEAKGLFYPPDPGSMAVSTLGGNVAENAGGLRGLKYGVTLDYIMGLNFFSAAGDVVKTGSRTVKCVTGYNLTGLLVGSEGTLGVISEIILKLIPLPQARKAMLATFEDVAQASETVAAIIANRIVPATLEFLDNFTIRAVEDYSHAGLPVEAAALLLIEVDGHPAVVAEEAEKVEAICRSHGATAVHAAKDDAERDRVWSARRAALSALAKLKPTVVLEDATVPRSKIPAMIRAIVEISQRFDLPIGTFGHAGDGNLHPTILTDRRNVSEWHRVEAAVDAIFEAALGFGGTLSGEHGIGLAKSRFMEKEVGRGTILYSKRIKAALDPKNILNPGKSIGE, from the coding sequence ATGGTCAGTGATAGCCTGGTAAAAGAATTTCAGCGGCTCCTGGGAAAGGACCAGGTCTTTCTCCAGGAAACCGACCGCCTTACCTATGCCTATGACGCCGCGGTGTTGGAACCCGTCCTGCCGGCCCTGGTGGTCAGGCCCAAGTCCACCGAGCTTTTGGGACAGGTGGTGCAGGTGTGCAACGACAACGGCCTGCCGTTGACCGTGCGGGGCGCCGGAACGAATCTGAGCGGCGGCACCATCCCCCTCCCCGGGGGCGTGGTGGTGCTCACCAATGCCCTCAACCAGATTCTGGAGATCAACGCCGAAGACCTCTATGCCGTGGTCCAGCCCGGGGTCATCACCGCCAAGCTGGCCCAGGCCGTGGAAGCCAAGGGCCTGTTTTACCCCCCCGATCCCGGCAGTATGGCCGTTTCCACCCTGGGCGGCAATGTGGCGGAAAATGCCGGAGGCTTGCGCGGGCTCAAATACGGGGTCACCCTGGATTACATCATGGGCCTCAATTTCTTCTCCGCCGCAGGCGACGTGGTGAAGACCGGCTCCCGCACCGTCAAATGCGTCACCGGTTATAATCTCACCGGCCTGTTGGTGGGCTCCGAGGGCACCCTGGGGGTCATCTCCGAGATTATCCTCAAGCTCATTCCCCTGCCCCAAGCCCGGAAGGCCATGCTGGCCACCTTCGAGGACGTCGCCCAGGCCTCCGAGACCGTGGCCGCCATCATCGCCAACCGCATCGTCCCGGCCACCCTGGAATTCCTGGATAACTTCACCATCCGCGCCGTAGAGGATTACAGCCACGCCGGGCTGCCGGTTGAGGCCGCGGCCCTGTTGCTTATCGAGGTGGACGGCCATCCCGCGGTGGTGGCGGAAGAGGCCGAGAAGGTGGAGGCCATCTGCCGGAGCCACGGCGCCACCGCAGTGCACGCCGCCAAAGACGACGCCGAGCGGGACCGGGTCTGGAGCGCCCGGCGCGCGGCGCTTTCGGCCCTGGCCAAGCTAAAACCCACCGTGGTCTTAGAGGACGCCACCGTGCCGCGCAGCAAAATCCCGGCCATGATTCGGGCCATCGTTGAGATCAGCCAGCGCTTTGACCTGCCCATCGGCACCTTCGGCCACGCCGGGGACGGCAATCTCCATCCCACCATCCTGACAGACCGCAGGAACGTCTCCGAGTGGCATCGGGTGGAGGCCGCGGTGGACGCCATTTTCGAGGCGGCCCTGGGGTTTGGGGGGACGCTCTCCGGAGAACACGGCATCGGCCTGGCCAAATCCCGGTTCATGGAAAAAGAAGTGGGCCGCGGCACCATTCTCTACTCCAAGCGCATCAAGGCGGCCCTGGACCCCAAGAACATCCTCAACCCCGGGAAGAGCATAGGAGAATAA
- a CDS encoding (Fe-S)-binding protein, producing the protein MSSIKELARLMKELEAQLVSCMRCGLCQAVCPLFAETGREADVARGKLALLDGLAQEILKNPQGVQDHLNRCLLCGSCAANCPSGVKVLDIFIKARAILAGYLGLSPVKKAIFRGLLSKPDWFNRILAWGAKFQGIFVKPVDDLLGSSCARFMSPLLADRHFKALAPVPWHRQIPRRDTAPGASGLKVAFFVGCLIDKIFPQVGEATLTVLEHHGVGVYLPASQGCCGIPALSSGDTQTFQELVRLNLELLDDPAVPCDYLVTACATCSSTIKKLWPLMMQDASLAEQKKVADLAARTLDISQFLVDKVGVTPAAPGSEDGKIAITYHDPCHLKKSLGVAAQPRVLLQANPGYVLKEMSESDWCCGCGGSFNLQHYETSAAIGTRKRDNIVKSHSRVVATGCPACMLQITDMLSQAGMRITVKHAVEIYAEALKK; encoded by the coding sequence ATGTCCAGCATCAAAGAGCTGGCCCGGCTCATGAAGGAATTGGAAGCCCAACTGGTTTCGTGCATGCGCTGCGGCCTGTGCCAGGCGGTGTGCCCGCTGTTCGCCGAAACCGGACGGGAGGCCGATGTGGCCCGGGGCAAGCTGGCTCTCCTGGACGGCCTGGCCCAAGAAATCCTCAAGAATCCCCAGGGGGTCCAGGATCATCTGAACCGCTGCCTGTTGTGCGGCTCTTGTGCCGCCAACTGCCCCAGCGGCGTCAAAGTCCTGGATATTTTTATCAAGGCCCGGGCCATCCTGGCCGGCTATTTGGGGTTGTCTCCCGTGAAGAAAGCCATCTTCCGGGGTTTATTGAGCAAGCCGGACTGGTTCAACCGCATCCTGGCCTGGGGCGCCAAGTTCCAGGGAATTTTTGTCAAGCCGGTGGATGACTTACTGGGCTCATCATGCGCCCGTTTCATGTCGCCGCTCCTGGCCGACCGGCACTTTAAAGCCCTGGCCCCCGTGCCCTGGCACCGGCAGATCCCCCGGCGGGACACCGCGCCCGGGGCCTCAGGCCTCAAGGTAGCCTTCTTTGTGGGCTGCCTCATCGACAAAATCTTTCCTCAGGTGGGGGAGGCAACGCTCACCGTATTGGAGCACCACGGCGTGGGTGTCTATCTGCCGGCCAGCCAGGGATGCTGCGGCATTCCGGCCCTGTCCAGCGGCGACACTCAAACCTTCCAGGAACTGGTCCGCCTCAACCTGGAACTCCTGGATGATCCAGCCGTGCCTTGCGACTATCTGGTCACGGCCTGCGCCACCTGCAGCTCCACCATTAAAAAACTCTGGCCGCTCATGATGCAGGACGCGAGCCTAGCAGAGCAGAAAAAGGTCGCCGACCTGGCGGCCCGCACCCTGGATATCAGCCAGTTTCTGGTGGATAAAGTGGGGGTGACGCCCGCGGCGCCAGGCTCGGAGGACGGCAAGATCGCCATCACTTATCACGATCCCTGCCACCTGAAAAAATCCCTGGGGGTGGCGGCCCAGCCCCGAGTGCTGCTCCAGGCCAACCCCGGATATGTCCTGAAAGAGATGTCCGAATCCGATTGGTGTTGCGGCTGCGGCGGCAGCTTCAATCTCCAGCACTATGAGACCTCGGCGGCCATCGGCACACGTAAACGGGACAACATCGTTAAATCCCATAGCCGGGTGGTGGCCACGGGCTGCCCCGCCTGCATGCTGCAAATCACCGACATGCTGTCCCAGGCCGGGATGCGGATCACGGTGAAACATGCAGTGGAGATTTACGCCGAGGCCCTAAAAAAGTAA